From the genome of Flavobacterium luteolum, one region includes:
- a CDS encoding glycoside hydrolase family 43 protein, whose amino-acid sequence MKIKYVALACLVLTKMGSVYAQKNTETLSKVWVSDLGNGNYKNPIIYADYSDPDVCRVGKDYFMTASSFNCIPGLPILHSNDLVNWKLVNYALPKQPPVETYDKIQHGNGVWAPCIRFHNEEYYIFYPDPDFGIYMTKTKNPYGKWSEPVLIKAAKGIIDPAPFWDEDGKAYLGYALAGSRAGTKSVLMLCTIDPVSCMANDDEMLLFDGHKNHTTVEGPKFYKRNGYYYVFAPAGGVATGWQLILRSKSIYGPYEEKVVLEQGKTVVNGPHQGAWVDTVTGEDWFIHFQDQGAYGRVVHLNPMSWKNDWPVMGVDNDKNGIGEPVLTFKKPNVNGQYPLATPPDSDEFNEPMQGLQWQWHANKQLVWGYPSAGMGYFRLNCIPKPADFKSLWQVPNILAQKFPAEEFMATSKITFTPNFDNEQFGLVVMGRSYSSLSVKQINGQLKLMQLSAAKADKGAVEIATEIATLSNNTFYFRVTVQKGGKCQFYYSLDDKKYIKAGSEFIASEGTWIGSKVGFVALREGTINNAGYADIDWFRISKIEK is encoded by the coding sequence ATGAAAATAAAATATGTAGCACTTGCTTGCTTAGTGCTGACAAAAATGGGCAGTGTTTATGCACAAAAAAATACAGAAACGCTTTCTAAGGTTTGGGTATCTGACTTAGGAAACGGAAATTATAAAAATCCAATTATCTATGCCGATTATTCTGATCCCGATGTCTGCCGTGTGGGGAAAGATTATTTTATGACTGCTTCGTCTTTTAATTGTATTCCGGGACTTCCCATTCTGCATTCGAATGATTTAGTCAATTGGAAGTTAGTAAATTATGCGTTGCCAAAACAGCCTCCTGTAGAAACCTACGATAAAATACAGCACGGTAATGGGGTCTGGGCGCCTTGCATTCGTTTTCATAATGAGGAATATTATATTTTTTATCCTGATCCCGATTTCGGAATTTATATGACGAAAACTAAAAATCCGTACGGTAAATGGTCAGAACCTGTTTTGATTAAAGCAGCGAAAGGTATTATAGATCCCGCTCCTTTTTGGGATGAAGATGGGAAGGCTTATCTGGGTTATGCATTAGCAGGAAGCCGTGCCGGAACCAAAAGTGTTTTAATGCTTTGTACCATAGATCCTGTAAGCTGTATGGCTAATGATGATGAGATGCTTTTGTTTGATGGTCATAAAAACCATACAACGGTTGAAGGACCTAAATTCTATAAACGAAATGGCTATTATTATGTTTTTGCTCCTGCAGGCGGTGTCGCAACAGGCTGGCAGTTAATCCTGAGGTCTAAATCTATTTATGGGCCTTATGAAGAAAAGGTTGTGTTGGAACAAGGAAAAACAGTTGTAAATGGTCCACATCAGGGCGCTTGGGTTGATACAGTAACAGGAGAAGACTGGTTTATACATTTTCAGGATCAGGGTGCTTATGGCCGTGTCGTACATTTAAATCCGATGAGTTGGAAAAATGACTGGCCGGTTATGGGAGTTGATAATGATAAAAATGGTATTGGAGAGCCTGTGCTGACTTTTAAAAAACCAAATGTAAATGGGCAATATCCCTTAGCAACTCCTCCGGATTCTGACGAATTTAATGAGCCTATGCAAGGTTTACAGTGGCAATGGCATGCTAATAAACAGTTGGTCTGGGGTTATCCTTCGGCTGGTATGGGTTATTTCCGTTTGAATTGTATTCCAAAGCCAGCAGATTTTAAAAGTTTATGGCAGGTGCCTAATATTCTGGCGCAAAAATTTCCTGCTGAAGAGTTTATGGCAACTTCTAAAATAACATTTACCCCCAATTTTGATAATGAACAATTTGGATTGGTTGTGATGGGAAGAAGTTATAGCAGTTTATCCGTTAAACAAATTAATGGTCAATTAAAATTAATGCAGTTATCTGCGGCTAAAGCCGATAAAGGAGCTGTAGAAATTGCAACTGAAATTGCAACACTTTCTAATAATACTTTTTATTTCAGAGTGACGGTTCAAAAAGGAGGAAAGTGCCAGTTTTATTACAGTTTAGATGATAAAAAGTATATAAAAGCCGGTTCTGAATTTATTGCTTCTGAAGGAACTTGGATAGGTTCAAAAGTTGGTTTTGTGGCTTTGAGAGAAGGAACAATAAATAATGCCGGCTATGCAGATATAGACTGGTTTAGAATATCTAAAATTGAAAAATAA
- a CDS encoding glycoside hydrolase family 95 protein, whose protein sequence is MKIAKYQRIASFLCFMLATVQLNAQKLVLQYDKPASNWNEALPIGNGRLGAMIFGNPQKEELQLNEETIWAGEPGNNVPKNTYTSIEAIRKLIFDKKYKEAQDLANETFPRKAPKDLNYGMPYQTAGSLWLDFPEHEKFSDYKRDLDIEKAVTSVSYKVNGVSYKREILASFSDDVVIVKLTADKKKSISFSITSTSPQLLHSVRTTENRLIFEGTSGSVDNKVGKINYVGQVGCTLKGGTLTVKADKLFIDKADEVVIRIALATNFKNYKDLSENPFQKSEAVLEKASQKNYATAYQNHVSAYQKYFNRVSLNLGDSPQSKKTTDVRIKEFNASYDPQLVALYFQFGRYLLISSSQPGNQPANLQGIWNHKLSPPWDSKYTVNINTEMNYWPAETTNLSEMHQPLFSMLKDLAATGQESAKEMYHARGWNLHHNTDLWRITGIVDGGFYGMWPMGGAWLTQHLWQHYLYTGDTAFLKEYYPVMKGAAQFYLDVLQEEPEKKWLVVSPSISPENTYQGGIGVSAGTTMDNQLVFDVFNNIINASKVLETDKNFADSVAVALKRLPPMQIGQHSQLQEWLHDWDKPNDKHRHISHLYGLFPSGQLSPLRTPELVEAAKNTLISRGDVSTGWSMGWKVNWWARLLDGNKAFKLIKDQLRPAPMESKGESGGTYPNLFDAHPPFQIDGNFGCTAGISEMLLQSYDGVVHLLPALPDEWTKGNVSGLKVQGGFEIKEMKWDKGSIISVTIKSNLGGNLRLRSYSKLKGKGLITAEGENPNSFFKIPEVQSPIISAKAKLIGLKSPKVFEYDITTEKAGSYTFYAEE, encoded by the coding sequence ATGAAAATAGCAAAATATCAAAGAATAGCCTCATTCCTTTGTTTCATGCTGGCAACTGTCCAACTAAATGCTCAGAAGCTAGTGTTGCAATATGATAAACCAGCATCCAATTGGAACGAAGCGCTTCCTATTGGAAATGGCCGTTTAGGTGCCATGATTTTTGGAAATCCGCAAAAAGAAGAATTACAGCTGAATGAAGAAACGATTTGGGCAGGAGAACCAGGGAATAATGTTCCTAAAAATACCTACACTAGTATTGAAGCTATCCGAAAGTTGATTTTTGATAAAAAGTACAAAGAAGCTCAGGATTTAGCCAATGAAACCTTCCCAAGAAAAGCACCTAAAGATTTAAATTATGGAATGCCCTACCAAACGGCGGGCAGTTTATGGCTGGATTTTCCTGAGCACGAAAAATTTTCCGATTACAAGCGAGATTTAGATATTGAAAAAGCGGTCACTTCGGTTAGTTATAAAGTAAACGGCGTATCGTATAAAAGAGAAATTCTGGCTTCTTTTTCGGATGATGTTGTTATAGTAAAATTAACCGCAGACAAGAAAAAGAGCATTAGTTTTTCTATAACTTCTACAAGTCCGCAATTATTGCATTCCGTTAGAACGACAGAAAACAGATTAATTTTCGAAGGTACTTCTGGTAGCGTTGATAATAAAGTTGGGAAAATAAATTACGTTGGTCAGGTTGGATGTACTTTAAAAGGAGGAACTTTAACTGTAAAAGCAGACAAACTTTTTATTGATAAAGCAGATGAGGTTGTAATCCGGATTGCACTGGCTACTAACTTTAAAAATTATAAGGATCTCTCAGAAAATCCGTTTCAGAAATCAGAAGCTGTTTTAGAAAAAGCATCTCAGAAAAACTATGCGACAGCTTATCAAAATCATGTTTCGGCTTATCAGAAATATTTTAATAGAGTTTCGTTGAATCTTGGGGATTCGCCCCAGTCAAAAAAAACAACTGATGTAAGGATTAAAGAATTCAATGCAAGTTATGATCCGCAGCTGGTGGCGCTTTATTTCCAGTTTGGAAGATATCTGCTTATTTCCAGTTCGCAGCCGGGGAACCAGCCAGCGAATCTTCAGGGAATTTGGAACCATAAATTAAGCCCGCCTTGGGATAGCAAATACACGGTAAATATTAATACCGAGATGAATTACTGGCCGGCTGAAACAACCAATCTGAGCGAGATGCATCAGCCGCTTTTCAGTATGCTGAAAGACTTAGCGGCAACGGGACAGGAAAGCGCAAAAGAAATGTATCACGCAAGAGGCTGGAACCTTCATCATAACACCGATTTATGGCGCATAACAGGAATTGTAGATGGCGGATTTTACGGAATGTGGCCAATGGGAGGCGCATGGTTAACCCAGCATTTATGGCAGCATTATCTTTATACAGGCGATACAGCATTTCTAAAAGAGTATTACCCGGTTATGAAAGGGGCAGCGCAGTTTTACCTTGACGTGCTTCAGGAAGAACCAGAGAAAAAATGGTTAGTGGTATCACCATCCATTTCTCCTGAAAATACCTATCAAGGCGGTATCGGGGTTTCTGCGGGAACTACAATGGATAATCAGCTGGTTTTTGATGTCTTCAACAATATAATCAATGCTTCTAAAGTGCTGGAAACGGATAAGAATTTTGCTGATTCGGTTGCAGTGGCTTTAAAACGATTGCCGCCGATGCAGATAGGGCAACATTCGCAATTGCAGGAATGGCTGCACGATTGGGATAAGCCAAATGATAAACACCGACATATTTCGCATTTGTACGGATTATTTCCTTCTGGTCAGTTATCTCCTTTAAGAACGCCCGAATTGGTTGAAGCGGCAAAAAACACTTTAATATCAAGAGGAGATGTTTCTACCGGCTGGTCGATGGGGTGGAAAGTAAACTGGTGGGCCCGCTTATTAGACGGCAATAAAGCCTTTAAACTAATTAAAGATCAGCTTCGTCCGGCACCAATGGAAAGCAAAGGAGAATCAGGAGGCACTTATCCAAATCTTTTTGATGCACATCCGCCATTTCAAATCGATGGTAATTTTGGCTGTACTGCCGGCATATCTGAAATGCTCTTGCAAAGTTATGATGGCGTGGTTCATTTACTGCCTGCTTTGCCAGATGAATGGACAAAAGGAAATGTATCGGGTTTGAAAGTACAGGGAGGTTTTGAAATTAAAGAAATGAAATGGGATAAAGGCAGCATTATTTCAGTAACCATCAAATCAAATTTAGGAGGAAATCTTCGTTTGAGAAGTTATTCAAAACTAAAAGGTAAAGGTTTGATAACTGCTGAAGGAGAAAATCCCAATTCCTTTTTTAAAATACCAGAAGTGCAAAGTCCAATCATTTCAGCCAAAGCGAAATTAATTGGATTAAAAAGTCCAAAAGTTTTTGAATATGATATCACAACAGAAAAAGCAGGGAGTTATACTTTTTATGCTGAGGAATAA
- a CDS encoding pectate lyase family protein, with product MYKKLTGTVIGIFCIYSILSFMPSQKRYKNLDPSKEKLRNQEPLEEPFAFPGAEGGGSKATGGRGGKVIKVTSLEDTDTPGTLRNAINQKGARIIVFDISGTIYLKSALHIKNNDITIAGQTAPGDGICVAHYDVSVSADNVIMRYLRFRMGDLNKIEADALGGRFQKNVIIDHCSVSWSTDECVSFYQNENFTLQWCIISEALKNSFHAKGSHGYGGIWGGKNATFHHNLVASNDSRNPRLGEYANHAFALTDLVDLRNNVIYNWGGNSCYGGEAMNVNIVNCYYKPGPATVKKDRIISIDKNTKGNISPNPVYNIWGKYYINGNVIEGSPQTTKDNWTYGVFNQFSPGYGAVSDADKKAIKQNTPHKALPVTTHTAQKAYDLVLQYAGASLIRDAVDIRIINDVKSGNVTIKDGGNGSKNGMIDTQNAVGGWPNLASGITLKDTDNDGMPDEWEKSNGLHPVKNDANGHNLSKIYDNIEVYLNSIIAKQTEEQLKL from the coding sequence ATGTATAAAAAACTAACAGGCACTGTAATAGGGATATTTTGTATCTACAGTATATTATCCTTTATGCCTTCTCAAAAACGATATAAAAATTTAGATCCTTCTAAAGAGAAATTAAGAAACCAAGAGCCTTTAGAAGAACCTTTTGCTTTTCCGGGGGCGGAAGGCGGAGGTTCTAAAGCAACAGGCGGAAGAGGCGGAAAAGTAATCAAAGTCACTTCTTTAGAAGATACTGATACACCGGGAACTTTGCGAAATGCCATCAATCAGAAAGGGGCAAGAATTATAGTTTTTGATATCAGCGGAACGATTTATTTAAAGTCAGCTTTGCATATTAAGAACAATGATATTACCATTGCAGGTCAGACGGCACCCGGTGATGGTATTTGTGTGGCACACTACGATGTAAGTGTCAGTGCTGATAATGTTATCATGCGATACCTTCGTTTCCGAATGGGAGATCTAAACAAAATCGAAGCCGATGCACTTGGCGGACGTTTTCAAAAGAATGTTATTATCGATCATTGTTCTGTAAGCTGGTCAACGGACGAATGTGTTTCTTTCTATCAAAATGAAAATTTTACGCTGCAGTGGTGTATAATTTCAGAAGCTTTAAAAAACTCTTTTCATGCCAAAGGATCTCACGGATATGGAGGAATTTGGGGCGGTAAAAATGCCACGTTCCATCATAATTTAGTAGCCAGTAATGACAGTCGTAATCCTCGTTTGGGCGAATATGCCAATCATGCTTTTGCGCTTACCGATTTAGTTGATTTACGTAATAACGTCATTTACAATTGGGGAGGCAATAGTTGTTATGGTGGCGAAGCTATGAATGTCAATATTGTAAACTGTTATTACAAACCAGGGCCAGCAACTGTAAAAAAAGATCGTATTATTTCTATTGATAAAAATACGAAAGGGAATATTTCTCCCAATCCTGTATATAATATTTGGGGAAAATATTACATTAATGGAAATGTAATCGAAGGTTCTCCACAAACTACAAAAGACAATTGGACTTATGGCGTTTTCAATCAGTTTTCTCCCGGCTACGGTGCAGTTTCTGATGCTGATAAAAAGGCAATCAAACAAAATACACCTCACAAAGCCTTGCCTGTTACAACGCACACGGCTCAAAAGGCTTATGATCTAGTACTGCAATATGCAGGAGCATCTTTGATTCGCGATGCCGTTGATATTCGCATTATTAATGATGTCAAAAGTGGTAATGTAACGATTAAAGATGGAGGAAATGGCAGTAAAAATGGTATGATAGACACTCAGAATGCTGTAGGCGGATGGCCTAATTTAGCTTCTGGCATTACTTTAAAAGATACTGATAATGACGGAATGCCTGATGAATGGGAAAAAAGTAATGGTCTTCATCCTGTAAAGAATGATGCAAATGGGCATAATCTCAGTAAAATCTACGACAATATCGAGGTCTATCTGAATAGCATAATAGCTAAACAGACCGAAGAGCAGTTAAAATTATAA